One window from the genome of Anolis sagrei isolate rAnoSag1 chromosome 4, rAnoSag1.mat, whole genome shotgun sequence encodes:
- the SCX gene encoding basic helix-loop-helix transcription factor scleraxis produces MSFAMLRSPPSRFLYPEISMLSEDEENGSESSGSDEKPYCLDGGGFGLKGGQRRSGGGIKKTVRLPRQEPRQRHTANARERDRTNSVNTAFTALRTLIPTEPADRKLSKIETLRLASSYISHLGNVLLVGEACGDGQPCHTTPASAAFFHHGGNGGGSNGSPPARESENSQPKQICTFCLSNQRKMSKDRDRKTAIRS; encoded by the coding sequence ATGTCCTTCGCCATGCTGCGCTCGCCCCCCAGTCGTTTCCTATATCCCGAAATCAGCATGCTCTCGGAGGACGAGGAGAACGGCAGCGAGAGCTCCGGCTCGGACGAGAAGCCCTACTGTCTGGACGGTGGCGGGTTCGGTCTCAAAGGTGGCCAGCGCCGGTCTGGCGGCGGTATCAAAAAGACAGTCCGCCTCCCGCGGCAAGAGCCCCGCCAGCGGCACACGGCCAATGCGCGGGAACGGGACCGCACCAACAGCGTCAACACGGCTTTCACGGCACTGCGGACCCTCATCCCCACGGAGCCGGCCGACCGGAAGCTCTCCAAGATCGAGACTCTGCGCCTGGCTTCCAGCTACATCTCCCACCTTGGCAACGTGCTTCTGGTTGGGGAGGCGTGCGGCGATGGGCAGCCCTGCCACACCACGCCGGCCTCGGCCGCCTTCTTCCATCACGGCGGCAATGGAGGGGGCAGCAACGGGAGCCCCCCGGCCAGGGAGAGCGAGAACTCCCAGCCCAAACAGATCTGCACTTTCTGCCTCAGCAACCAGAGGAAGATG